The Streptomyces sp. NBC_00306 sequence GGGTCAACCGGCCCGGTGCGCGCACCGCGGCAGCGGCCGGCGGCTGTGTGCTCCTGCGCACCGAGGCCGCCGAGCGCGCGGGCGTACCGGTCACGATCCGGCATGCGGTGATCGACGACGTGTCCCTGGCGCGCGCGGTGCAGCGGTCCGGCGGGCGCATCTGGCTGGGGCTCGCCGAGAAGGTGGACAGTGTGCGGCCCTATCCGCGCCTGGCGGATCTGTGGCGGATGGTGTCGCGCAGCGCGTACGCCCAACTCCTGCACAGTCCCCTGCTGCTGGCGGGCACGGTCGTCGGGCTCACGCTGGTGTACCTCGTGCCGCCGGTCGCGCTGTGCGCCGGGATCCTCCGGCACGACCCCGCGGCCTGCTATGCCGGGGGTCTGGCCTGGGCGGTGATGGCGGCGACGTATCTGCCGATGCTGCGCTACTACCGGCAGACGCCGCTGCTCGCCGCGGCGCTGCCCTTCACCGCGCTGCTCTATCTGCTGATGACGGTCGATTCGGCGGTGCAGCACTACCGTGGCCGGGGTGCGGCGTGGAAGGGGCGTACCTACGCTCGCCCCAGTGCCACACCGGAGTCCTGACCGCCGAACCGGCCGGCGCCCGTCACTTCCGGCCGGGCGTCCAGTTCATGCCCCACCCGTAGGTGTAGTCGACGGTGCGCTGCGGGCTGACGCCGCGCTCCGGGACGAGGAAGCGGGCCTCGCGCTGGACGACGAGGTCCGAGCCCGTGTTGGTGATCAGCGCGAGCGAGCAGACGGTGGAGGGAACGGTGCACTCACCGAGCGAGAAGTCGATGGGTGCTCCGTGCTGCGGCTGGAGCGTGACCGTCGCGTCGAGGTCGGCGAAGCTGCGGGCGCCTTCGTAGATGGTCACGAAGATGACGACGCGGCGGATCTGGTCCTTGTGGTCCAGGTTGATGGTGAGGTTCTCGCCGGACGTGCCGCCGGTGCGGTCGTCGCCGTCGAGGTGGATGAACGGAGGCTGGTGCAGCGCGCCGAAGGCGTTGCCGAGGGCCTGTACGACTCCCTTGCGCCCGTCGGTGAGTTCGTAGAGCGCGCACAGGTCGAGGTCGAGGTCTCCGTGCATGGCGACGGCACGGCCGAGCTTGGCTCCCCACCCCTTGAACTGCTTGCGCACCTGCCAGCTGAGGTTGACCCGCATGGCGCCCGATGTGCCGCCCTGCTTGGTGAGCGAGACGGACGGAGCGTCCTTCGTCAGCGTGACCTTGGTCAGCCGTACGGGAGCCGGGGCCTGCGGTGCGGCCGGCGGGGTGGGCGGCGCGACGGGCGCGGGTGCGACAGGAGCGGGAGGAGGCGTGAGTGGGGCGGGAGCCGGCGGGACCGGTGCCGCCTGCGGCTCGTCGACCGAGATGCCGAAGTCCGTGGCCAGACCCGCGAGTCCGGTGCTGTAGCCCTGACCGACCGCGCGGAACTTCCACGCCCCTTGACGCCGGTA is a genomic window containing:
- a CDS encoding TerD family protein, producing MSMLKGANTPVAAQQVRVELGWRSSPGVPDVDASALLLATGSGKVRSDADFVFYNQASHASGAVRHEGKQNGSGGVTDLMWVDLGQVEGAIEKIVLAASADGGSFGQVPGLYIRVVDASSGAEIARYDSEDASVETAFVLGEFYRRQGAWKFRAVGQGYSTGLAGLATDFGISVDEPQAAPVPPAPAPLTPPPAPVAPAPVAPPTPPAAPQAPAPVRLTKVTLTKDAPSVSLTKQGGTSGAMRVNLSWQVRKQFKGWGAKLGRAVAMHGDLDLDLCALYELTDGRKGVVQALGNAFGALHQPPFIHLDGDDRTGGTSGENLTINLDHKDQIRRVVIFVTIYEGARSFADLDATVTLQPQHGAPIDFSLGECTVPSTVCSLALITNTGSDLVVQREARFLVPERGVSPQRTVDYTYGWGMNWTPGRK